CAGCTGGCGCTCGATGCGGGCGCCATCCCCGAGGCTGCCGGCCTCACGCCCGGCGGGGCGAAGCTGCTCGTGCTGCGCCCGTCCGCGGCCACGAAGGATTATGTGGAACCCCGCCAGCCGCCGCTGGACGACGTCGCTCGCGACGCCTTCCTCGCCCGAGTGCGGAGGGCGGCGACCGTCATGAGCGGCGCGGAGTTCTCGGCGCCGTATGAGGAGCACTGTCGCGATGATCACTCCTACGGCCTGTGCCGCATCCACACGATCAACGCGGTGAGCGCGTCATGAGCGCCGTCTCTCCGGCCGCGCTCGCGGCCGCCCTCGGCCAGTTCCCTCCCACGGACGAACAAGCCCGCGTGATCGCGGCGCCCCTTGCGCCCGCGCTCGTCGTCGCCGGCGCCGGCAGCGGCAAGACCGAGACGATGGCGGGACGCGTGGTGTGGCTCGTGGCGAACGGCCTCGTTCCGCGTGACGCGCTGCTGGGTCTGACGTTCACCCGCAAGGCCGCCGGCGAACTCGCCGAGCGCGTGCACCGGCGACTGCAGCGGCTTGCGGAGTTCGAACGCCGCGGACTCGTTCCCCATCTCGAGGCCCTGCACGCGCGGGGGCAGCTGGGGATCCTCGGCGAGCTCGAGCGCAGCGGTGCACCGTCGTCGTCGCGGTACACCGTGCTCGATGAACTCGTCGTCGCCACCGGCGCCGTCGCGGTCCCCGATGAGGTGTCGGCCGACGCGCTGCTGGAGCGGCCGACCGTCTCCACGTACAACAGCTTCGCCGACAGCATTGTCCGCGAGCACGCCGTCAGACTCGGCCGCGACGCCGAAGCCGCCGTTCTCAGCGAGTCGGCGGCCTGGCTGCTGATGCGACGTGTCGTGCTCGAGTCGGACGATCCGCGGCTGGAGGTACGCGAAGAGGCGCTGCGTTCGATCATCGATGCCGCCCTGCGCATCGCCCGTGACGCTGCTGACAACCGCGTCGACCTCGAGCAGCTCGCGCGCTTTCCCGCGCGCTTCTCGGACGTTCTGGAACGGCCATCGACGTCGGCGCGCGTCACGGTGTACGCCGACATCGCGAAAGCGCAGGTGGCCGTCGGCGCACTGGACGTCCTCGCGGATCTTGCACGGGAGTACGCCCGGCGAAAGCTCCGTCGAGGGGTGATCGATTTCTCCGACCAGGTCGCGGGCGCCTGCGAGATCGTCGAAGCGCATCCGACCGTCGGAGAGGAGTTGCGCGATCGCTATCGCGTGGTGCTGCTGGACGAGTACCAGGACACCTCCGTCGTGCAGACCCAGCTGCTCGCCTCCGCCTTTCGCGACGCGGCCGTCATGGCCGTCGGAGACCCTCACCAGTCCATCTACGGCTGGCGGGGGGCGAGCGCCGGCAACCTCGGCGACTTCGCGACGGCATTCAGCAGCACCGGTCGGGCCGAGACCTTCGCGTTGATGACGAGCTGGCGCAACAGCGTCGACGTGTTGCGCGCGGCTGACGCCGTGCTCGCGCCTCTCGCCGAGAGCGTCCCCGTCGTCGTCGAAGGCCTGCGACCTCGTCCGGGAGCGGGCTCGGGCGAGGTGGAGATCCACATCGACACCGACATCGATGCGGAGGCCGACGCCGTGGCGGACTGGTTCGCGCGTGTACGGCACGAGCGCGCCCAAGCGGGCGCCGCGACGACAGGAGCCGTGCTCTTTCGCAGCAAGAAGCACATGGTGCATTTCGCGGACGCCCTGGGCCGGCGCGGCATCCCGCACCGCATCCTCGGCCTCGGCGGGCTGCTGTCCACTCCGGAGGTCGTCGACGTGGTCGCGACGCTCCGCGTGATCAGCGACCCGCGCGCGGGTTCGTCGCTGATCAGGTTGCTTGCCGGCCCGCGCTGGGGGATCGGCGTGGCTGATCTGCGGGCATTGAGTGAGCTGTCCCGCAGGATCAGCCGTCACGACGCCGCGCTTCGACCCTTGGAGCCCGACGTCGTGGCGCGGATGCGTTCGTCGGCGGGGGATGACCAGGGCTCGCTCATCGACGCCCTCGACTTCTTCCTGCGCCACGGCGTCGACCACGGTTGGCTGTCCGACTTCACGGCCGCGGCGCGGGAACGCCTGCGCGAGGCGGCCGCCGTCTTCGCCGGCCTGCGTCGGCAGGCGACGCTGCCGATCCCGGAGCTCGTGCGCATGATCGAACTCGAGCTCCGCCTGGACATCGAGCTCGCCGCGAATGAGGCGCGCGGTCCGGCACGGGTCGCCGGCGATCAGCTGCGCGCTTTCGTCGATGAACTGCACGGCTTTCTGGCGACGGATGACCGTGGTTCGCTGCCGAGCCTTCTCGCCTGGCTCGACCACGCCGAGCGCCTCGATGAGTTCGCACCCCGCACGGAGCCGCCCGAGGACGATGTCGTGCAGCTGCTCACGATCCACGGGTCCAAAGGCCTCGAATGGGACGCCGTGGCGGTCGTCCGCCTGGTCGAGGACGAGCTGCCCTCGCGGCCGAAGGACACGCGTGGGTGGCTCGGGTTCGGCGTTCTCCCGTACGAGTTCCGCGGCGACGCGGATTGGTTGCCCGACTTCCGGTGGGATGCCGACCGGTCCCCGACGCAGCAGGATCTCGTCGGCGCCTTGAACGACTTCGTCGCGGCCGGGCGCGCGCGCCAGCGTGATGAGGAGCGTCGGCTGGCGTACGTCGCCGTCACTCGTGCACGCGACCACCTGCTTCTGAGCGCTTCGCACTGGTCGGGCACCACGTCGCCGCGTCGCCCGAGCGCTTTCCTGGAGGAGATGGCCGCGG
The sequence above is a segment of the Microbacterium sp. PM5 genome. Coding sequences within it:
- a CDS encoding ATP-dependent DNA helicase is translated as MSAVSPAALAAALGQFPPTDEQARVIAAPLAPALVVAGAGSGKTETMAGRVVWLVANGLVPRDALLGLTFTRKAAGELAERVHRRLQRLAEFERRGLVPHLEALHARGQLGILGELERSGAPSSSRYTVLDELVVATGAVAVPDEVSADALLERPTVSTYNSFADSIVREHAVRLGRDAEAAVLSESAAWLLMRRVVLESDDPRLEVREEALRSIIDAALRIARDAADNRVDLEQLARFPARFSDVLERPSTSARVTVYADIAKAQVAVGALDVLADLAREYARRKLRRGVIDFSDQVAGACEIVEAHPTVGEELRDRYRVVLLDEYQDTSVVQTQLLASAFRDAAVMAVGDPHQSIYGWRGASAGNLGDFATAFSSTGRAETFALMTSWRNSVDVLRAADAVLAPLAESVPVVVEGLRPRPGAGSGEVEIHIDTDIDAEADAVADWFARVRHERAQAGAATTGAVLFRSKKHMVHFADALGRRGIPHRILGLGGLLSTPEVVDVVATLRVISDPRAGSSLIRLLAGPRWGIGVADLRALSELSRRISRHDAALRPLEPDVVARMRSSAGDDQGSLIDALDFFLRHGVDHGWLSDFTAAARERLREAAAVFAGLRRQATLPIPELVRMIELELRLDIELAANEARGPARVAGDQLRAFVDELHGFLATDDRGSLPSLLAWLDHAERLDEFAPRTEPPEDDVVQLLTIHGSKGLEWDAVAVVRLVEDELPSRPKDTRGWLGFGVLPYEFRGDADWLPDFRWDADRSPTQQDLVGALNDFVAAGRARQRDEERRLAYVAVTRARDHLLLSASHWSGTTSPRRPSAFLEEMAAALGRTIDPDVDPGENPFEGRRRLLTWPLDPLGARRGTVAAAADDVRRAADAEPTAELALLLAERAERQRSARPAAPVRIPASRFKDFLGDAPALRRALPERPYRQSRLGTAFHSWVEQRSGIVGAGVSLEDALWDDDDANPAADVPSASTPADLAQLQERFLASEWASLRPLEVETEIDVTIDDALGDGRAHVVICKLDAVYRRGDRIEIVDWKTGRAPRTAAEREERMIQLRLYREAYHARHGIPREQIDVVLFYVAEGLILRD